A genomic region of Haliotis asinina isolate JCU_RB_2024 chromosome 1, JCU_Hal_asi_v2, whole genome shotgun sequence contains the following coding sequences:
- the LOC137297085 gene encoding uncharacterized protein: MKIVPVWIVFCVVSVSTTNGGRRFKHQSRSSDVDDDAEWELNSRGLVSHIVNLDVLPDVSVAENSKGEIIVNLRDTSVAYRWQKGWYVISTNVRQRHGLDVKHVAIVRKIQRVNVVSHTKVKVEGIDISALDLLQEAQVFLRYPHITNKHSHRQKRYVSNLLSDVLDKISFHAIDADESINFNFDPKTGKAIHAYNVYKEQGKKEVKVEKVVKGKTSTIPRDVDFRLTCKDCFEVRHIGHTMDLNVERRNTTAVVKMFLMQSDVNTIHNVDFDVDFRKALGVKERLILDKTPATVLRTIPVAKVNEKLPPIQLVISYDRTVYLEVNATSDGPINFDGKFHVQGNYTATSTETSGHIPRTDLTTADWSSSDKSFNSHSVTRYNFSMALYQEVTLQTSVQWSQHDVSLVFTPPEIASFRPVLYARTTEDEYSRCEKASLIVDGMFTYDKSDFVAKAFHKTVWDLGLVDTNVIHKSLIEDTLSTICSANCAAPVADVHGKTMEAVCGAVGQAIVRGDGNFNKLTLIGGDFILFRSEEKDSASWCGTSKRPCRTCVWSDHGDSEADVCADRLMTSTAAASLTTLGLFAAQEWPNRKLVVLEAWDEPTSDHPQGNHGASSLHYSGRALQVALTTEHPNKTTSLQLESSAPLLKRLAELGACAGFPFFDVTSGHVEFCVHDGSSLQTRSKRSPIGPTGDSVDEGSFLRTMNETVLKSASAACKIGRVKPSDVLGHVINPPLMEHDLQYRLIQYPYEDVIFKPEGSPSATCYQSTRRCKSTCKWSDSTEHWDWCQTRVMTPRMAIRLRRLAAIVKHQYPGAKLSVGKPALAAHRGSSDDILLEMNGRKLQITRQSGTTPTTAQLHSLATCAGFDYIDSSKSSYIDVYVKLQDGYKATIVPFPVTTVLAVGVQDEDYAYPPALIGESRKSLLFDGFNKDIALSQHFKISDFKHSERRFFRLDASLVDCLELVVNDLGQDVRVVPNTAYRSHSINLRDMDHRHSQEKLRYQAGQAMHVKPIAGKSTEDLVNIGQSFLRSCSPTLRLQARGLGIGCHGDSLYIDIRPMTSGDVRDIADVWNAGNEAVFDKLHSSMDELRKGGPAINPLNQKRTCKTPRLGEQYAHYSFNTRSLGFCFHDRESQFCHDTREYRHHQADKLRDDLMKVAGTTMTRNAIESDLQKCVLDNCGGCPGKGTIWNKKVSGCVGMVHTFLRLAKNQFKDVVDKAAFFNIDNAESSVHSLACHDGHVCLENTQLYSLIMPLMNSKYQPNPQQSREELLYSGDDNPLPLISLVEQEFAKQVSGVVKVYIESEADMASMRDVLKILMIYNRDVTEVEFHLTDTVDQDNVMSALQRKLEYWSGTACPRWSRFAVAAYSVHDIPHHRRRRSLERSRSRNKVKKAMKEWELDWIKKM; this comes from the exons ATGAAGATTGTACCGGTATGGATTGTATTCTGTGTAGTTTCTGTTAGCACTACCAATGGCGGGCGTCGATTTAAACACCAAAGTCGAAGCAGCGACGTTGACGACGATGCTGAATGGGAACTGAACTCTAGAGGGCTCGTGTCACACATCGTCAATCTCGATGTCCTGCCTGACGTCAGT GTTGCCGAAAACagcaaaggggagataatcgTGAATCTTCGAGACACTTCGGTTGCTTACAGATGGCAGAAAGGATGGTATGTGATAAGTACCAACGTCAGACAAAGACATGGATTGGACGTCAAACACGTGGCCATTGTGAGGAAAATACAACGTGTGAATGTCGTCAGTCATACAAAGGTCAAGGTTGAGGGCATCGACATCAG CGCCTTGGATTTACTTCAGGAAGCACAGGTGTTTCTCAGATATCCCCACATAACCAACAAACATAGTCATCGCCAGAAGAGATATGTGTCCAATCTTCTCTCTGACGTCTTGGACAAAATCAGCTTCCATGCCATTGATGCTGACGAGTCcatcaatttcaattttgacCCAAAGACTGGTAAGGCAATCCATGCGTACAATGTATATAAGGAGCAAGGCAAAAAGGAGGTCAAGGTTGAAAAAGTCGTCAAAGGTAAAACCAGTACCATTCCACGAGATGTTGACTTTCGACTGACCTGCAAGGATTGTTTCGAAGTTCGACATATTGGGCATACAAT GGACCTCAACGTAGAGAGACGAAACACGACAGCTGTTGTTAAAATGTTCCTTATGCAG AGTGACGTCAATACCATCCACAACGTTGATTTCGACGTGGACTTCAGAAAAGCTCTTGGCGTTAAGGAAAGACTTATATTGGACAAGACACCTGCAACAGTTTTACGGACTATTCCAGTTGCAAAAGTAAACGAGAAACTACCACCCATACAACTTGTCATCTCATATGACAGAACTGTGTATTTGGAAGTCAACGCAACATCTGATGGGCCAATCAACTTTGATGGCAAATTCCATGTGCAAGGGAATTATACTGCGA CCTCGACAGAAACATCCGGACATATTCCTAGGACAGACTTGACCACAGCCGACTGGTCATCTTCAGACAAATCATTCAATAGCCATTCTGTAACAAGATATAACTTTTCCATGGCTCTTTATCAAGAG GTTACTCTACAAACTTCAGTTCAGTGGTCTCAGCATGACGTGTCCCTAGTGTTCACGCCACCGGAAATTGCAAGTTTCAGGCCTGTTCTGTACGCTCGCACTACCGAGGATGAGTACAGTCGATGCGAAAAGGCTTCCCTTATAGTTGATGGGATGTTTACCTACGACAAGTCGGATTTTGTGGCTAAAGCTTTCCACAAAACCGTATG GGATCTGGGATTAGTAGACACCAACGTCATCCATAAGTCTTTGATAGAAGACACACTGTCTACTATTTGCTCTGCGAACTGTGCTGCTCCAGTCGCCGATGTCCATGGGAAGACAATGGAAGCCGTCTGTGGTGCAGTGGGACAAGCGATCGTCAGAGGAGATGGCAATTTTAATAA ATTAACCTTGATTGGCGGAGACTTCATCCTGTTTCGGTCTGAAGAAAAAGACAGTGCAAGCTGGTGCGGAACGTCAAAACGACCATGTCGTACATGTGTGTGGAGTGATCACGGAGACAGTGAGGCCGATGTCTGCGCCGACAGATTAATGACGTCTACAGCAGCAGCATCGTTGACTACCCTTGGACTGTTTGCCGCACAGGAATGGCCAAACC GAAAACTGGTGGTGCTTGAAGCATGGGATGAACCAACGTCAGATCACCCTCAAGGAAATCATGGCGCTTCTTCACTTCACTATTCCGGAAGGGCTCTCCAGGTGGCGCTGACAACTGAACACCCTAACAAAACTACATCACTGCAGTTGGAATCGTCAGCCCCGTTGTTGAAGAGATTGGCAGAACTTGGTGCTTGCGCTGGGTTCCCATTCTTTGATGTCACTTCCGGTCATGTTGAGTTCTGCGTCCATGATGGTTCGTCACTCCAAACAAGGTCAAAGCGATCGCCAATCGGACCAACTGGAGACAGTGTAGACGAAGGGTCGTTTCTTAGAACAATGAATGAAACTG TGCTTAAGTCGGCTTCTGCTGCTTGCAAGATTGGTCGTGTCAAACCAAGTGATGTTCTTGGCCATGTCATCAACCCCCCATTGATGGAACATGACttacaatacag ATTAATTCAGTATCCTTATGAAGACGTTATCTTCAAACCCGAGGGATCACCATCAGCCACATGCTATCAGTCGACCAGGAGATGCAAGAGCACGTGCAAGTGGTCTGATAGTACGGAACACTGGGATTGGTGTCAGACGAGGGTCATGACCCCTAGAATGGCAATACGCCTACGGCGATTGGCTGCCATTGTTAAACACCAGTATCCAG GTGCAAAACTAAGTGTGGGAAAGCCAGCCCTAGCAGCTCACAGAGGATCGTCTGACGATATCCTGCTTGAAATGAATGGGAG AAAACTCCAGATTACTCGTCAGTCAGGCACAACACCAACCACAGCCCAACTTCACTCTTTGGCGACATGTGCAGGCTTTGATTACATAGACAGCTCCAAGTCCTCATACATTGACGTCTATGTCAAGCTCCAAGACGGCTACAAGGCAACAATTGTCCCTTTCCCGGTAACTACAGTGTTGGCAGTTGGGGTTCAGGATGAAGATTATGCATATCCCCCAGCACTGATTGGCGAGTCCAGAAAGTCTTTACTGTTTGATGGATTTAATAAGGACATAGCACTCTCGCAACACTTCAAAATATCAGACTTCAAACACTCAGAGAGAAGGTTCTTCAGACTCGATGCATCCCTTGTTGACTGTCTGGAGCTGGTGGTAAATGATCTTGGACAAGATGTCAGAGTTGTTCCAAATACTGCTTACAG GTCGCACTCTATCAACCTGCGAGACATGGACCATAGACATTCCCAGGAAAAGTTGAGGTATCAAGCAGGACAAGCAATGCATGTCAAGCCCATCGCAGGCAAATCAACAGAGGACCTTGTAAACATTGGACAATCCTTTCTGAGAAGCTGTTCTCCAACGCTTCGACTGCAAGCACGTGGCCTTGGCATAGGTTGTCATGGTGATTCTTTATACATTGACATTCGACCGATGACATCTGGTGATGTTCGAGACATAGCCGATGTGTGGAATGCAGGAAATGAGGCTGTCTTCGACAAGTTGCACAGTTCCATGGACGAACTGAGAAAAG gcGGGCCAGCAATTAATCCTCTGAACCAGAAGAGAACATGCAAAACACCACGGCTTGGTGAACAATATGCACACTACTCCTTCAACACGCGTTCACTTGG GTTCTGTTTCCACGACCGAGAGAGTCAGTTCTGCCATGACACCAGGGAATACAGACATCATCAAGCCGACAAACTCCGAGATGACTTGATGAAAGTGGCAGGCACTACGATGACCAGGAATGCGATAGAGTCGGATCTACAAAAGTGTGTTCTGGACAATTGTGGCGGTTGTCCCGGCAAGG GAACAATATGGAATAAAAAGGTGAGTGGATGTGTGGGAATGGTTCACACTTTCCTGAGGCTTGCCAAGAACCAGTTCAAAGACGTAGTTGACAAGGCTGCCTTCTTCAACATCGACAACGCCGAATCAAGCGTTCACTCCCTGGCGTGTCATGACGGCCATGTATGTTTGGAGAATACACAACTGTATTCCCTAATAA TGCCTCTGATGAATTCCAAGTACCAACCTAACCCTCAGCAGAGCCGAGAGGAGTTGTTATACAGTGGAGATGACAACCCCTTGCCCCTGATATCTCTAGTGGAACAAGAGTTTGCAAAACAAGTGTCTGGTGTTGTGAAAGTGTACATAGAGTCGGAGGCAGACATGGCCAGTATGAGGGACGTGTTGAAG ATCCTGATGATCTACAACCGGGACGTGACAGAGGTGGAGTTCCATCTGACGGACACGGTGGACCAGGACAACGTAATGTCCGCCCTGCAGAGGAAGCTGGAGTACTGGTCAGGGACGGCCTGTCCTCGGTGGAGTCGGTTTGCTGTTGCTGCGTACAGCGTCCACGACATCCCCCATcacaggaggaggaggagtcTTGAAAGGAGCAGAAGCAGGAACAAGGTGAAGAAAGCCATGAAGGAGTGGGAGCTGGACTGGATCAAGAAGATGTGA